A single Natronorubrum sediminis DNA region contains:
- a CDS encoding PGF-CTERM sorting domain-containing protein yields the protein MHRGIAVLAFTLTGLVFIGVVGLAAPGGIGADSATITASASTIESDVSEANGSVSEDAYVEPAPEEGELYYEAGDDDWVSYINPRDEYRSPYLGDGSGKIGVTLLNEAGEPIVGESVPDTTVTIETGEKLDWHSEANPVTVQYPLTDHYDRPLDSDQFGTTDDLVQGDGYMDTHSIEMHGLEENATIEYGEVQIEGEHADKIDVVGYIEQPNEAWDTDVDAIEDAESYEEVGGEWTYTPDGSHGQVVVVLQLDGDETGVDGVENDHSGTPVVSETGSAEGSSDDGDESDDSADGERDDGESDDGDDTDDADVIPGFGVPAVIVALALVALALTRRQSG from the coding sequence ATGCATCGAGGCATTGCAGTCCTCGCCTTCACGCTGACCGGACTCGTCTTCATCGGCGTCGTCGGCCTCGCGGCCCCCGGCGGAATCGGTGCCGATAGCGCCACGATCACCGCGTCTGCGAGTACCATCGAATCCGACGTGAGCGAGGCGAACGGCTCCGTCTCCGAGGACGCCTACGTCGAACCGGCACCCGAAGAGGGCGAATTGTACTACGAGGCGGGCGACGACGACTGGGTGAGTTACATCAACCCGCGTGACGAGTACCGCTCGCCGTATCTCGGCGACGGCTCCGGAAAGATCGGCGTGACGTTACTCAACGAAGCCGGCGAGCCGATCGTCGGCGAAAGCGTTCCAGACACGACGGTCACCATCGAGACCGGTGAGAAACTGGACTGGCACTCCGAAGCCAACCCCGTGACCGTCCAGTACCCGCTCACGGATCACTACGACCGACCGCTCGATAGCGACCAGTTCGGAACGACCGACGACCTCGTCCAGGGCGACGGCTACATGGACACCCACAGCATCGAGATGCACGGCCTCGAGGAGAACGCGACGATCGAGTACGGCGAGGTCCAGATCGAAGGCGAACACGCCGACAAGATAGACGTCGTCGGCTACATCGAACAGCCAAACGAGGCGTGGGACACCGACGTCGACGCAATCGAAGACGCAGAATCCTACGAGGAAGTCGGCGGCGAGTGGACGTACACCCCAGACGGCTCACACGGACAGGTCGTCGTCGTCTTACAACTCGATGGCGACGAAACCGGCGTCGACGGTGTGGAAAACGATCACAGTGGCACACCAGTCGTCAGCGAAACGGGCAGTGCTGAGGGCAGTAGCGACGACGGTGACGAAAGCGACGATAGCGCCGATGGGGAGCGTGACGATGGCGAAAGCGATGACGGTGACGACACCGACGATGCCGACGTGATCCCCGGCTTCGGCGTTCCGGCGGTGATCGTCGCACTCGCGCTCGTCGCACTCGCGCTCACTCGACGTCAGTCGGGATGA
- a CDS encoding DEAD/DEAH box helicase: MSEGDVAAFTHLGETVRGALSERGFSTPTAPQRVAIPPLSAGEHTLVIAPTGSGKTETAMLPVFDHLLADDGPPEGFGVLYVTPLRALNRDMRERLEWWGEYLGLEVDVRHGDTTQYQRGKQAKNPPDVLVTTPETLQAMLTGERLREALADVSHVVIDEVHELAASKRGAQLAVGLERLEDLASGVQRIGLSATVGDPGEVGHFLTGGRPCEIREIDVGSNVDVTVRQPKITDEDERLAGELMTEADTASHVRLIRDIVAENESTLVFVNTRQTAEALGSRFTELDLPIGVHHGSLSKEARIDVEDRFKAGELDGLLCTSSMELGIDVGRVDHVVQYKSPRQVARLLQRIGRAGHRQDEVSSGTIVTTRPDDTFEALAIARRARDGEVEPAAIHDGSLDVVANQLPGIVQSRDAIHVEDAYETVSRAYPFRDLPVETLREVVSELHRNRIVWFDESADRLETTGGTWQYVYSNLSMIPDEATYEVHDIASGSQIGTLDERFVVNFAQPGEVFIQRGEMWRIAEIDDEEARVKVSPIEDPAGEVPSWIGQEIPVPAPVAGEVGEIRGVAEPQLSGGADASAVGRELESRYPADAYTLTEACEQLERQIETEAPMPTADRLVLERQGRTVVVNAPYGHTVNETLGRVLSSLLGQQAGSSVGLETDPYRIELEVPSSVATSDVLSLLEETDPDHVETIVELGLKNSDALAFRLAQVSAKFGALKRWQGNGSGRLSNDRLLAALEETPMYEESLREVFHEDLDAAGASAVLGGIQAGEIEVDTYRGRTPIGQGGRSSGGKELLAPENADASVINTVKERIQDDRIILLCTHCTDWKVTTKVRRVSDQPTCPECGSTRIASLNPWADEVVQAVRANEKDEEQESMTERAFRSAGLVQSHGRQAVIAMAARGVGPHNAARIINKLRENESEFYRDILSKEREYARTQAFWD, from the coding sequence ATGAGTGAGGGCGACGTTGCGGCGTTTACGCACCTCGGGGAGACGGTTCGGGGGGCGCTTTCCGAACGCGGCTTTTCGACGCCGACGGCACCACAGCGAGTGGCTATTCCGCCGTTGTCGGCCGGCGAGCACACGCTCGTGATCGCGCCAACGGGGAGTGGCAAGACCGAGACTGCCATGTTGCCCGTCTTCGATCACCTCCTCGCGGACGATGGCCCACCCGAGGGCTTCGGAGTGTTGTACGTCACGCCGCTGCGAGCGCTCAACCGTGACATGCGCGAACGCCTCGAGTGGTGGGGCGAGTACCTCGGTCTCGAGGTGGACGTTCGCCACGGCGACACGACCCAGTACCAACGGGGGAAACAGGCCAAAAACCCGCCGGACGTGCTCGTGACGACGCCGGAGACGTTGCAGGCGATGTTGACGGGAGAGCGACTTCGGGAGGCTCTCGCCGACGTTTCTCACGTCGTCATCGACGAGGTTCACGAACTCGCCGCCTCGAAACGGGGCGCACAACTCGCCGTCGGCCTCGAACGCCTCGAAGACCTCGCGTCGGGCGTCCAGCGGATCGGCCTCTCGGCGACGGTCGGTGACCCTGGGGAGGTCGGACACTTCCTCACCGGCGGTCGTCCCTGCGAGATCCGCGAAATCGACGTGGGGAGCAACGTCGACGTGACCGTTCGCCAGCCCAAAATTACCGACGAGGACGAGCGACTCGCGGGCGAACTGATGACCGAGGCGGACACGGCCAGTCACGTTCGTCTCATCCGCGATATCGTCGCGGAAAACGAGTCGACGCTCGTGTTCGTCAACACGCGCCAGACGGCCGAAGCACTCGGCTCGAGGTTCACCGAACTCGACCTCCCGATCGGCGTCCACCACGGCTCGCTCTCGAAGGAGGCCCGAATCGACGTCGAAGATCGGTTCAAAGCGGGCGAACTGGACGGTCTCCTCTGTACGTCGTCGATGGAACTCGGCATCGACGTCGGCCGCGTCGATCACGTCGTCCAGTACAAAAGTCCGCGGCAGGTCGCGCGCTTGCTCCAGCGAATCGGTCGCGCGGGCCACCGACAGGACGAGGTCTCGAGCGGGACCATCGTGACGACCCGTCCCGACGACACGTTCGAAGCGCTGGCGATCGCTCGACGGGCGCGAGACGGTGAGGTCGAACCGGCGGCGATCCACGACGGGAGCCTGGACGTGGTCGCGAACCAGCTTCCCGGTATCGTCCAGAGTCGCGACGCGATCCACGTCGAAGACGCCTACGAGACGGTCTCGCGGGCGTACCCGTTCCGCGATCTTCCAGTAGAGACGCTCCGGGAGGTCGTCTCGGAACTGCATCGAAACCGTATCGTCTGGTTCGACGAGTCGGCGGATCGACTGGAGACGACCGGCGGCACCTGGCAGTACGTCTACTCGAACCTCTCGATGATCCCCGACGAGGCGACGTACGAGGTCCACGACATCGCCTCGGGGAGCCAGATTGGAACGCTCGACGAGCGCTTCGTCGTCAACTTCGCCCAGCCAGGCGAAGTGTTCATCCAGCGCGGGGAGATGTGGCGAATTGCCGAGATCGACGACGAGGAGGCCCGTGTCAAGGTCAGTCCGATCGAAGACCCCGCCGGCGAGGTACCCTCCTGGATCGGCCAGGAAATTCCCGTCCCGGCTCCAGTCGCGGGCGAAGTCGGGGAGATTCGCGGCGTTGCGGAACCCCAGTTATCGGGTGGTGCGGACGCGAGCGCGGTCGGCCGCGAACTCGAGAGTCGCTACCCTGCCGATGCGTACACGCTCACGGAGGCCTGCGAGCAACTCGAGCGCCAGATCGAGACAGAAGCACCGATGCCGACGGCGGATCGGCTGGTCCTCGAGCGCCAGGGACGGACCGTCGTGGTGAACGCACCCTACGGCCACACGGTCAACGAGACGCTCGGCCGCGTGCTCTCGTCGTTGCTGGGCCAGCAGGCGGGGTCGTCGGTCGGCCTCGAGACGGATCCCTATCGAATCGAACTCGAGGTTCCGAGTTCGGTCGCGACGAGTGACGTGCTATCACTCCTCGAGGAGACGGACCCAGATCACGTCGAGACCATCGTCGAACTCGGGCTGAAGAACTCGGACGCGCTCGCGTTTCGGCTCGCGCAGGTGTCGGCGAAGTTCGGCGCGCTCAAACGCTGGCAAGGGAACGGTTCGGGCCGTCTCTCGAACGACCGACTACTCGCCGCACTCGAGGAGACGCCGATGTACGAGGAGTCGCTCCGAGAGGTGTTTCACGAGGATCTGGATGCGGCGGGGGCGAGTGCCGTTCTCGGGGGTATTCAGGCTGGTGAGATCGAGGTCGACACCTACCGCGGCCGAACGCCGATCGGACAGGGTGGTCGGTCGTCCGGTGGGAAGGAATTGTTGGCACCCGAGAACGCGGATGCGAGCGTCATCAACACGGTCAAAGAACGAATTCAGGACGACCGGATTATCCTCCTGTGTACCCACTGCACCGACTGGAAGGTCACGACGAAAGTGAGGCGCGTGTCGGATCAGCCGACGTGCCCGGAGTGTGGTTCGACGCGGATCGCCTCACTCAATCCGTGGGCAGACGAGGTCGTCCAGGCCGTGCGTGCGAACGAAAAAGACGAGGAACAGGAATCGATGACCGAACGGGCGTTTCGAAGCGCCGGCCTCGTCCAGAGTCACGGCAGACAGGCCGTCATCGCGATGGCCGCTCGAGGCGTCGGTCCTCACAACGCGGCGAGAATCATCAATAAATTGCGAGAAAACGAAAGCGAGTTCTATCGCGATATTCTCTCGAAAGAGCGCGAATACGCCCGCACGCAGGCGTTTTGGGATTAG